The following coding sequences are from one candidate division KSB1 bacterium window:
- a CDS encoding PAS domain S-box protein: MKTTQSAKAFFLTDFYGNINHANLCACKSLGYSREELLNLSLDQVYLEATPTKLANVITKLSPGNPLTLEGKFKNKKGEISLVEIRVCLLKEADNQLIFVFTADIAEKTPTKIEHNNCNETAAVL, encoded by the coding sequence ATGAAAACTACACAATCTGCAAAGGCTTTTTTCCTAACGGATTTTTATGGAAATATTAATCACGCAAATCTATGCGCATGTAAGAGTCTAGGATATAGTCGCGAGGAGTTACTGAATCTGTCATTAGACCAGGTTTATTTGGAAGCCACACCAACGAAATTAGCTAATGTAATCACAAAATTAAGTCCAGGTAATCCCCTTACTTTAGAAGGAAAATTCAAAAATAAGAAGGGTGAAATATCGCTTGTCGAAATCCGTGTCTGTTTATTGAAAGAAGCTGATAATCAATTGATCTTTGTTTTTACCGCTGATATAGCCGAAAAAACTCCTACGAAAATTGAACATAATAATTGTAACGAAACAGCTGCGGTCCTGTAA